The Streptomyces sp. NBC_00224 genome has a window encoding:
- a CDS encoding type VII secretion system-associated protein: MNTTTAQPRGAADAAAVPEPPEDVREAARRAPDHWFGMLDPAWRARHEEEDEAPPVWAVLGQWRSDSRGEIVEWQDNTAYRPSPAMMGWPRPTDPVDAAAQLAATGYGPHEDVAIAVVQARLAVLTAPHGGPVLACAPDGTPVVPVFSQAVHLHAAGALAHQLLPAEEVFAWVPDGYELCVNPAGPVPARLSVADLENAVAAVTARANGRGNT; encoded by the coding sequence ATGAACACCACCACCGCGCAACCGCGCGGAGCCGCGGACGCGGCCGCTGTGCCGGAGCCCCCCGAGGACGTGCGGGAAGCCGCCCGGCGCGCCCCCGACCACTGGTTCGGCATGCTCGACCCGGCATGGCGCGCACGCCACGAGGAGGAGGACGAGGCCCCGCCGGTATGGGCCGTCCTCGGCCAGTGGCGCTCGGACAGCCGGGGCGAGATCGTCGAATGGCAGGACAACACCGCCTACCGGCCCTCGCCGGCCATGATGGGCTGGCCCCGGCCCACGGACCCGGTCGACGCCGCCGCCCAGCTCGCCGCCACCGGTTACGGTCCGCACGAGGACGTCGCCATCGCCGTCGTCCAGGCACGGCTGGCGGTGCTCACCGCGCCCCACGGAGGCCCGGTCCTCGCCTGCGCCCCCGACGGCACCCCCGTCGTCCCGGTGTTCAGCCAAGCCGTACATCTGCACGCCGCCGGCGCACTCGCCCATCAGCTGCTGCCCGCCGAAGAGGTCTTCGCGTGGGTGCCGGACGGCTACGAGCTCTGCGTCAACCCGGCCGGACCCGTCCCGGCGCGTCTGTCGGTGGCCGACCTGGAGAACGCCGTCGCGGCCGTCACCGCCCGCGCGAACGGAAGAGGAAATACCTGA
- the eccD gene encoding type VII secretion integral membrane protein EccD: protein MSDNSTAALCRLTVMAPEKSLELAVPCDIALADLLPAIVDQAGTDLYEKGVEAGGWVLQRLGQAPLDEELTLAALGLRDGDTLHLRPRDESLPDIHFDDLVEGLASGLRGRADSWRPRWSRLLMTALTLCALAAGLFAVVLPGPPGTRAACGAAVAVVLLAGAASASRALGDAGAGGALGIAAVPYLALAGALVPSGSGDSAEAGARLLAGGAAGAGCAVLALAAVGACAPLFVGAAVAAVLTAAGGAVLLLIDPSHEVAGALAEAAAPLVVTVVAAGAFLPSLAFRLSGLRLPLLPTNADELQEGIEPVPGQRVAERGAVADAYLTALCAALALVSACCLTALGRQTSWSAQALTAALSLLLLVHARSLGGGWQRLAVVVSGAYGAVLLAVLYALRMSPAQRPLLVGALVALAAVLAVAGWTVPGRRLVPYWGRAVDLTHTLLAICLIPLALEASGLLHYLRGLGG from the coding sequence TTGAGTGACAATTCCACCGCTGCGCTGTGCCGCCTTACGGTCATGGCGCCGGAAAAGTCCCTGGAACTCGCGGTGCCGTGCGATATCGCCCTGGCGGATCTGCTGCCCGCGATCGTCGACCAGGCGGGAACGGACCTGTACGAGAAGGGGGTGGAGGCGGGCGGCTGGGTCCTGCAGCGGCTGGGCCAGGCCCCGCTGGACGAGGAGCTCACCCTCGCCGCCCTCGGCCTGCGCGACGGCGACACCCTGCATCTGCGGCCCCGCGACGAGTCGCTGCCCGACATCCACTTCGACGACCTCGTCGAAGGGCTCGCCAGCGGTCTGCGCGGGCGCGCCGACAGCTGGCGGCCGCGCTGGTCGCGCCTGCTGATGACCGCTCTGACCCTGTGCGCCCTGGCCGCCGGCCTGTTCGCCGTCGTGCTGCCGGGACCGCCCGGAACGCGTGCGGCGTGCGGCGCGGCGGTGGCCGTCGTGCTGCTCGCCGGGGCCGCCTCCGCGTCCCGGGCGCTGGGCGACGCGGGCGCGGGCGGAGCGCTGGGCATCGCGGCCGTGCCCTATCTCGCCCTGGCGGGCGCCCTGGTGCCGAGCGGGTCGGGCGACAGCGCCGAGGCGGGGGCGCGGCTGCTGGCGGGCGGTGCCGCCGGGGCGGGCTGCGCGGTGCTGGCCCTGGCGGCCGTCGGAGCCTGCGCCCCGCTGTTCGTGGGCGCCGCCGTGGCGGCCGTCCTGACCGCGGCGGGCGGCGCAGTCCTGCTGCTGATCGACCCGTCCCACGAGGTGGCAGGGGCGCTGGCCGAGGCGGCGGCGCCGCTGGTGGTCACGGTGGTCGCGGCGGGGGCCTTCCTGCCTTCGCTGGCCTTCCGGCTGTCCGGGCTGCGCCTACCGCTGCTGCCCACCAACGCCGACGAACTCCAGGAGGGCATCGAGCCGGTGCCCGGACAGCGGGTGGCCGAGCGGGGCGCCGTCGCCGACGCGTATCTGACCGCTCTGTGCGCGGCCCTGGCGCTGGTGTCGGCGTGCTGTCTCACCGCGCTGGGCCGCCAGACCTCCTGGTCGGCCCAGGCCCTGACGGCGGCGCTGAGTCTGCTGCTGCTGGTCCACGCCCGCTCGCTGGGCGGCGGCTGGCAGCGGCTGGCGGTGGTGGTGTCCGGTGCGTACGGCGCGGTGCTGCTGGCCGTCCTGTACGCGCTGCGCATGAGCCCGGCCCAGCGGCCGCTGCTGGTAGGCGCGCTGGTCGCCCTCGCCGCGGTGCTCGCCGTGGCGGGCTGGACGGTGCCGGGCCGCCGGCTCGTGCCGTACTGGGGCCGGGCGGTCGACCTCACGCACACGCTCCTCGCCATCTGCCTGATCCCGCTGGCCCTGGAGGCGAGCGGACTCCTCCACTACCTGCGCGGGCTCGGCGGCTGA
- a CDS encoding YbaB/EbfC family nucleoid-associated protein yields the protein MASLEQQLEEAMADLAAHTRRVQEMQAELATVTGSATSRGRLVSATVDSGGRLTDLKFHTEEFRTLPPAQLADLVKSTVNEARDAVTAKVGKSVRPLVGEQGDLAQGLFGGSGIEDLLAPLRAMRPDGLAAGLLGETAPAGRSAARRRDEEEFDA from the coding sequence ATGGCATCGTTGGAGCAGCAACTCGAAGAGGCGATGGCCGACTTGGCCGCGCACACCCGCCGGGTGCAGGAGATGCAGGCCGAACTCGCCACCGTCACCGGCTCGGCCACCTCCAGGGGCCGACTGGTGAGCGCCACCGTCGACTCGGGCGGACGACTCACCGATCTGAAGTTCCACACCGAGGAGTTCCGCACACTGCCCCCCGCCCAGCTCGCCGACCTCGTCAAATCCACCGTCAACGAGGCCCGGGACGCCGTGACGGCCAAGGTGGGCAAGAGCGTACGGCCGCTGGTGGGTGAACAGGGCGACCTCGCGCAGGGGCTGTTCGGAGGCAGCGGCATCGAGGACCTGCTGGCGCCGCTGCGGGCCATGCGCCCCGACGGGCTGGCCGCCGGTCTGCTGGGGGAGACCGCGCCCGCCGGCCGGTCTGCCGCGCGTCGGCGGGACGAGGAGGAGTTCGATGCCTGA
- the eccB gene encoding type VII secretion protein EccB, producing MQSRRDQVQAHMFVMGRVAAGMYRDDPDAPEPPHRRTSRGMGVGLAIGVLVALAVTVYGFVVPGGSDGWKKEGTLVLDKQSGARYLSLDGRLHPVLNQSSARLLAGDRLSVKSLSSASIAAAPRGPALGIVGAPDALPAASRLSRDAWSACATRAEPGGDGALLTLGVGLSAGGRPVTAGRAVLVRGGTRHDTYLLWHGTRSRVDPANGAPAALGYGDTPAFPVPEGFLNALPPGPDLATPEVAGRGAQGPSLAGRPSRVGQLFGDGAGHHLLLRSDGLAPLTPLQYALLKGDPRTQRTAYAGAAVTEAPVGPDDLARHRAPGTAASSPGPGLPDDVPRVMEVEAGEAVCAVTATGAGGPSVSVVLPQVSAVAGTPPAAGPGLVADARTADRVALRAGSGALVRAVSSSGTGRALYLVTESGAKYPVADADSLQQLGYPAASAVALPTALLSMLPTGPALDVGALRSRGLVVAAAENGGK from the coding sequence ATGCAGTCCAGGCGGGACCAGGTCCAGGCCCACATGTTCGTGATGGGCCGGGTGGCGGCCGGGATGTACCGCGACGACCCGGACGCGCCCGAGCCGCCCCACCGGCGCACCTCGCGCGGCATGGGCGTCGGCCTGGCCATCGGGGTGCTCGTCGCGCTGGCCGTGACGGTGTACGGATTCGTGGTGCCGGGCGGCTCGGACGGCTGGAAGAAGGAGGGCACGCTGGTGCTCGACAAGCAGTCGGGCGCCCGCTACCTGTCCTTGGACGGCCGGCTGCACCCCGTCCTCAACCAGAGCTCGGCCCGGCTGCTCGCCGGGGACCGGCTCAGCGTCAAGTCACTGTCCTCCGCGTCGATCGCCGCAGCCCCGCGCGGCCCCGCCCTCGGTATCGTCGGCGCCCCCGACGCGCTGCCGGCCGCGTCCCGGCTCAGCCGGGACGCCTGGTCGGCCTGCGCCACCCGGGCCGAGCCGGGCGGTGACGGGGCGCTGCTGACGCTGGGCGTGGGCCTGTCCGCCGGTGGCCGCCCCGTCACCGCCGGGCGGGCGGTCCTGGTCCGTGGGGGCACCCGGCACGACACGTATCTCCTGTGGCACGGCACACGGTCGCGGGTGGACCCGGCCAACGGGGCGCCCGCCGCCCTCGGGTACGGGGACACCCCGGCCTTCCCGGTCCCCGAGGGCTTCCTGAACGCGCTGCCCCCGGGCCCGGACCTCGCCACCCCGGAGGTGGCGGGCCGCGGCGCGCAGGGGCCTTCGCTGGCCGGACGGCCCAGCCGGGTCGGCCAGCTCTTCGGCGACGGCGCCGGGCACCACCTGCTGCTGCGCTCGGACGGGCTGGCGCCGCTGACGCCCCTGCAGTACGCGCTGCTCAAGGGCGATCCGCGTACCCAGCGCACCGCTTACGCCGGAGCCGCCGTCACGGAGGCTCCGGTCGGGCCGGACGATCTGGCCCGCCACCGCGCACCGGGCACGGCGGCGTCGTCCCCCGGCCCGGGGCTGCCTGATGACGTGCCGCGGGTGATGGAGGTCGAGGCGGGCGAGGCGGTGTGCGCGGTGACGGCGACCGGGGCGGGCGGCCCGTCGGTCTCCGTGGTCCTGCCGCAGGTGTCAGCGGTGGCCGGGACGCCCCCGGCGGCCGGTCCGGGGCTGGTCGCCGATGCCCGTACGGCGGACCGGGTGGCGCTGCGCGCCGGGTCGGGCGCGCTGGTCAGGGCGGTGTCGTCGAGCGGCACGGGCCGGGCGCTGTACCTGGTGACGGAGTCGGGCGCCAAGTACCCCGTCGCGGACGCCGACTCCCTCCAACAACTGGGATATCCGGCCGCGTCCGCGGTGGCGCTGCCCACCGCGCTGCTGTCCATGCTCCCCACCGGACCGGCCCTTGATGTCGGCGCTCTGCGTTCTCGGGGACTTGTGGTGGCCGCTGCGGAAAACGGCGGGAAATAG